A window of the Gorilla gorilla gorilla isolate KB3781 chromosome 8, NHGRI_mGorGor1-v2.1_pri, whole genome shotgun sequence genome harbors these coding sequences:
- the TUBAL3 gene encoding tubulin alpha chain-like 3 isoform X1 yields MRECLSIHIGQAGIQIGDACWELYCLEHGIQPNGVVLDRQQDQLENAKMEHTNASFDTFFCETRAGKHVPRALFVDFEPTVIDGIRTGQHRSLFHPEQLLSGKEDAANNYARGRYSVGSEVIDLVLERTRKLAKQCGGLQGFLIFRSFGGGTGSGFTSLLMERLTGEYSRKTKLEFSVYPAPRISTAVVEPYNSVLTTHSTTEHTDCTFMVDNEAVYDICHRKLGVECPSHASINRLVVQVVSSITASLRFEGPLNVDLIEFQTNLVPYPRIHFPMTAFAPIVSADKAYHEQFSVSDITTACFESSNQLVKCDPRLGKYMACCLLYRGDVVPKEVNAAIAATKSRHSVQFVDWSPTGFKVGINNWPPMVMPGGDLAKVHRSICMLSNTTAIVEAWARLDHKFDLMYAKRAFLHWYLREGMEEAEFLEAREDLAALERDYEEVGQSF; encoded by the exons ATG AGGGAGTGCCTTTCCATCCACATCGGTCAAGCTGGCATCCAGATTGGGGACGCCTGCTGGGAACTCTATTGCCTGGAACATGGAATCCAGCCAAACGGCGTTGTTCTTGACCGTCAACAGGATCAGCTGGAAAATGCAAAAATGGAGCACACAAATGCATCTTTCGATACCTTCTTCTGTGAGACAAGAGCTGGGAAGCATGTGCCTAGAGCACTCTTCGTGGACTTCGAGCCAACTGTTATAG ATGGGATCCGGACGGGCCAGCACCGTTCACTCTTCCACCCCGAGCAGCTCCTTAGCGGAAAGGAGGATGCTGCCAACAACTACGCACGAGGCCGTTACTCTGTGGGGTCGGAGGTCATCGACCTTGTGCTGGAGAGGACCCGGAAGCTGGCAA AACAGTGTGGTGGACTTCAGGGATTTTTGATTTTCCGAAGCTTTGGAGGAGGCACTGGTTCAGGGTTTACGTCTCTCTTAATGGAGAGGCTCACAGGAGAATATAGCAGAAAGACTAAGCTGGAGTTCTCGGTCTACCCAGCCCCCAGGATCTCCACTGCCGTGGTAGAGCCTTATAACTCTGTCCTCACCACACACTCCACCACAGAGCACACGGACTGTACCTTCATGGTGGACAACGAGGCCGTCTATGATATATGCCATCGTAAACTCGGTGTTGAATGCCCCTCTCATGCCAGCATCAATAGATTGGTGGTTCAGGTGGTATCTTCCATCACTGCCTCCCTCCGGTTTGAAGGGCCCTTGAATGTGGACCTAATCgaattccagaccaacctggtACCTTATCCGAGAATACATTTCCCCATGACAGCCTTCGCCCCCATCGTCTCTGCTGACAAAGCCTACCATGAGCAGTTCTCTGTGTCAGACATCACCACTGCCTGCTTTGAGTCCTCCAACCAGCTGGTCAAGTGCGATCCTCGGCTTGGGAAGTACATGGCCTGCTGCCTACTCTATAGAGGGGATGTGGTCCCTAAGGAAGTGAATGCAGCAATCGCAGCCACGAAGTCGAGGCACTCTGTTCAGTTTGTAGATTGGAGTCCAACTGGTTTCAAGGTGGGCATCAACAATTGGCCGCCCATGGTGATGCCAGGTGGGGACCTGGCCAAAGTCCACCGGTCCATCTGCATGCTGAGCAACACCACGGCGATTGTGGAGGCCTGGGCCCGCCTGGACCACAAGTTTGACCTCATGTATGCCAAGAGAGCATTTCTGCACTGGTACCTCAGAGAAGGCATGGAAGAAGCAGAGTTCTTGGAGGCCAGGGAAGATCTGGCAGCCCTGGAGAGGGACTATGAGGAAGTGGGGCAAAGTTTCTGA
- the TUBAL3 gene encoding tubulin alpha chain-like 3 isoform X2, producing the protein MDQLENAKMEHTNASFDTFFCETRAGKHVPRALFVDFEPTVIDGIRTGQHRSLFHPEQLLSGKEDAANNYARGRYSVGSEVIDLVLERTRKLAKQCGGLQGFLIFRSFGGGTGSGFTSLLMERLTGEYSRKTKLEFSVYPAPRISTAVVEPYNSVLTTHSTTEHTDCTFMVDNEAVYDICHRKLGVECPSHASINRLVVQVVSSITASLRFEGPLNVDLIEFQTNLVPYPRIHFPMTAFAPIVSADKAYHEQFSVSDITTACFESSNQLVKCDPRLGKYMACCLLYRGDVVPKEVNAAIAATKSRHSVQFVDWSPTGFKVGINNWPPMVMPGGDLAKVHRSICMLSNTTAIVEAWARLDHKFDLMYAKRAFLHWYLREGMEEAEFLEAREDLAALERDYEEVGQSF; encoded by the exons ATG GATCAGCTGGAAAATGCAAAAATGGAGCACACAAATGCATCTTTCGATACCTTCTTCTGTGAGACAAGAGCTGGGAAGCATGTGCCTAGAGCACTCTTCGTGGACTTCGAGCCAACTGTTATAG ATGGGATCCGGACGGGCCAGCACCGTTCACTCTTCCACCCCGAGCAGCTCCTTAGCGGAAAGGAGGATGCTGCCAACAACTACGCACGAGGCCGTTACTCTGTGGGGTCGGAGGTCATCGACCTTGTGCTGGAGAGGACCCGGAAGCTGGCAA AACAGTGTGGTGGACTTCAGGGATTTTTGATTTTCCGAAGCTTTGGAGGAGGCACTGGTTCAGGGTTTACGTCTCTCTTAATGGAGAGGCTCACAGGAGAATATAGCAGAAAGACTAAGCTGGAGTTCTCGGTCTACCCAGCCCCCAGGATCTCCACTGCCGTGGTAGAGCCTTATAACTCTGTCCTCACCACACACTCCACCACAGAGCACACGGACTGTACCTTCATGGTGGACAACGAGGCCGTCTATGATATATGCCATCGTAAACTCGGTGTTGAATGCCCCTCTCATGCCAGCATCAATAGATTGGTGGTTCAGGTGGTATCTTCCATCACTGCCTCCCTCCGGTTTGAAGGGCCCTTGAATGTGGACCTAATCgaattccagaccaacctggtACCTTATCCGAGAATACATTTCCCCATGACAGCCTTCGCCCCCATCGTCTCTGCTGACAAAGCCTACCATGAGCAGTTCTCTGTGTCAGACATCACCACTGCCTGCTTTGAGTCCTCCAACCAGCTGGTCAAGTGCGATCCTCGGCTTGGGAAGTACATGGCCTGCTGCCTACTCTATAGAGGGGATGTGGTCCCTAAGGAAGTGAATGCAGCAATCGCAGCCACGAAGTCGAGGCACTCTGTTCAGTTTGTAGATTGGAGTCCAACTGGTTTCAAGGTGGGCATCAACAATTGGCCGCCCATGGTGATGCCAGGTGGGGACCTGGCCAAAGTCCACCGGTCCATCTGCATGCTGAGCAACACCACGGCGATTGTGGAGGCCTGGGCCCGCCTGGACCACAAGTTTGACCTCATGTATGCCAAGAGAGCATTTCTGCACTGGTACCTCAGAGAAGGCATGGAAGAAGCAGAGTTCTTGGAGGCCAGGGAAGATCTGGCAGCCCTGGAGAGGGACTATGAGGAAGTGGGGCAAAGTTTCTGA